One genomic window of Arthrobacter caoxuetaonis includes the following:
- a CDS encoding potassium channel family protein, with protein sequence MAERPPHNAPVLVIGLGRFGSATAEQLVKQGREVLAIERDPDLVQKASGKLTHVVQADATNIDALKQLGAQDFSAAVVGVGTSIESSVLITVNLVDLGIEHLWVKAITPAHGKILTRIGANHVIYPEADAGQRAAHLVGGRMLDFIEFDDDFAIVKMYPPKETQGFTLRESNVRSKYGVTIVGVKSPGEDFTYAQADTRVSSRDVLIVSGHVDLLERFASRP encoded by the coding sequence TTGGCTGAGAGACCGCCGCACAACGCCCCCGTCCTGGTTATTGGGCTGGGACGCTTCGGTTCTGCCACCGCCGAGCAGCTGGTGAAGCAGGGCCGGGAAGTCCTGGCGATCGAGCGGGACCCGGACCTGGTGCAGAAGGCCTCGGGAAAGCTCACCCACGTGGTCCAGGCGGATGCGACCAACATTGACGCGCTGAAGCAGCTCGGCGCGCAGGACTTCTCCGCCGCCGTCGTGGGCGTGGGCACGTCAATCGAGTCCAGCGTGCTGATTACCGTGAACCTGGTGGATCTGGGCATCGAGCACCTGTGGGTCAAGGCGATCACGCCCGCCCACGGCAAGATCCTGACCCGGATCGGCGCCAACCACGTGATTTACCCGGAGGCCGATGCGGGCCAGCGGGCCGCACACCTGGTGGGCGGCCGGATGCTGGACTTCATCGAGTTCGACGACGACTTCGCAATTGTCAAGATGTACCCGCCCAAGGAGACCCAGGGATTCACCCTGCGCGAGTCCAACGTGCGGTCCAAATACGGGGTCACGATCGTCGGGGTGAAGTCCCCGGGCGAGGACTTCACCTACGCCCAGGCGGACACCCGGGTCTCCAGCCGGGACGTGCTGATCGTTTCCGGCCACGTGGACCTGCTGGAACGGTTCGCCTCGCGCCCCTAG
- a CDS encoding DUF7059 domain-containing protein, which yields MTDFSRVPGAPQSSNLQLLGGLAADLADAGYTVDGVAAFLGGEAGAALGRDQVVPAMLACQAAFDAAAPEPVAAAVALWLVGESLPAALLEKAFPRTGSAGLRSLGLIEDDPENPDRVRAAVDLRPYSFDAPPVSDGGNGDGRPEALPATLLWVASDLGSHQRPGVLPHDHVLGIGQASLSLAQLTVRRPADRALDLGTGCGIQVFHLLSHAQHVTATDISERALAFTRFNLLLNAAALGIDPARPEDRVDLRLGSMLEPVTGEQFDLVVTNPPFVITPRSAEETPEERFTYRDGGLPGDAIVSGLFRNLESVLAPGGTAQLLGNWEIQEPGDAEHGEENETGWSARLRSWLPESMDAWVIQREVLSPAEYAEMWLRDAAENRDRKDYAASYAAYLADFASRGTTGIGFGSVWMRRRAEPGATPLRRFEEITHPLEAPIGPHLAAAVDRFDWSQAHPDLAAEHLVVADDVTEERHQRPGAEHPGVILLRQGAGLRRTNLMSTELTGFVSACDGDLPAGAIIGALGALLGRDDPEFAPALEAEVRNLVLDGFLLPVQA from the coding sequence GTGACTGACTTCTCCCGTGTCCCGGGCGCACCGCAAAGTTCCAACCTCCAGCTGCTGGGCGGCCTCGCTGCCGACCTTGCCGATGCCGGCTACACGGTCGACGGCGTCGCCGCCTTCCTGGGCGGGGAGGCCGGTGCGGCGCTGGGCAGGGACCAGGTGGTGCCGGCAATGCTTGCCTGCCAGGCAGCGTTCGACGCCGCGGCACCCGAACCTGTTGCGGCGGCCGTGGCGCTGTGGCTGGTGGGGGAGTCCCTGCCTGCGGCACTCCTGGAGAAGGCTTTCCCCCGGACCGGCTCCGCAGGCCTGCGGAGCCTCGGCCTCATCGAGGACGACCCGGAGAACCCGGACCGGGTTCGCGCCGCGGTGGACCTGCGCCCCTATTCCTTTGATGCACCACCTGTGTCCGACGGCGGCAACGGCGACGGAAGGCCGGAGGCGCTGCCCGCAACCCTGCTGTGGGTCGCCAGCGACCTCGGTTCCCACCAGCGCCCCGGCGTGCTGCCGCATGACCACGTGCTGGGCATCGGACAGGCCTCGCTTTCCCTGGCCCAGCTGACCGTCCGCCGCCCGGCCGACAGGGCACTGGATCTGGGCACCGGCTGCGGCATCCAGGTCTTCCACCTGCTCAGCCACGCGCAGCACGTCACAGCGACGGACATTTCCGAACGGGCCCTGGCCTTCACCCGGTTCAACCTCCTGCTGAACGCCGCGGCACTGGGCATCGACCCGGCCCGTCCGGAAGACAGGGTCGACCTGCGGCTGGGCAGCATGCTCGAACCGGTGACCGGGGAACAGTTCGACCTGGTGGTCACGAACCCGCCGTTCGTCATTACCCCGCGCTCCGCGGAGGAAACTCCGGAGGAACGTTTCACCTACCGCGACGGCGGACTGCCCGGTGACGCCATAGTGTCCGGCCTGTTCCGCAACCTCGAGAGTGTCCTGGCGCCCGGCGGAACAGCGCAGCTGCTCGGCAACTGGGAGATCCAGGAGCCCGGCGACGCGGAACACGGCGAGGAAAACGAAACCGGCTGGAGCGCCAGGCTTCGTTCCTGGCTGCCGGAGTCCATGGACGCCTGGGTCATCCAGCGCGAAGTCCTCAGCCCCGCGGAATATGCCGAAATGTGGCTCCGCGACGCAGCAGAGAACCGCGACCGCAAGGACTACGCCGCGTCCTACGCCGCCTACCTCGCCGATTTCGCCTCCCGAGGAACCACCGGAATCGGCTTCGGATCGGTCTGGATGCGCCGCCGCGCGGAACCCGGCGCCACGCCGCTTCGCCGGTTCGAGGAAATTACCCATCCGCTGGAAGCCCCGATCGGACCGCACCTGGCTGCCGCCGTCGACCGCTTTGACTGGAGCCAGGCCCATCCGGATCTCGCCGCTGAGCATCTGGTGGTGGCAGATGACGTCACGGAGGAACGCCATCAGCGTCCCGGCGCCGAACATCCCGGCGTGATCCTGCTGCGCCAGGGAGCGGGCCTGCGCCGCACCAACCTGATGAGCACGGAGCTCACCGGCTTCGTCTCGGCGTGCGACGGCGATTTGCCCGCCGGCGCGATCATCGGTGCGCTGGGTGCCCTGCTGGGCCGGGACGATCCGGAGTTTGCGCCGGCTCTGGAAGCCGAGGTCCGCAACCTGGTGCTGGACGGATTCCTGCTGCCCGTCCAGGCGTAG
- a CDS encoding sugar phosphate isomerase/epimerase family protein, which translates to MTLTSPKPVQPASNLPRIPVALSSSSVYPLSVHDTFAVAHDLGYDGVEVMVTGSQISRNPETLKDLIERYRMPVLAIHAPTLLLTQQVWGKAWTKIELSAAMAAEVGASVVVAHPPFRWQTGYAGNFAEGVRHIAEQYGVTIAVENMYPWRVRGREAKAYLPHWNPLPEPYEHVTWDFSHAAIAGMDSYEEIRRLGTRLSHVHLTDGTPNGKDEHLLPGEGTQRCAEALQYLSETGYTGTVAIEVSTRKAKEPGEREEMLRQTLEFARVNLNQVVDE; encoded by the coding sequence ATGACCCTAACCTCACCAAAGCCTGTCCAACCCGCCTCCAACCTGCCGCGTATCCCGGTGGCGTTGTCCAGTTCCTCGGTCTATCCGCTCTCTGTCCATGACACTTTTGCGGTGGCGCACGACCTCGGATACGACGGGGTGGAGGTGATGGTCACGGGCAGCCAGATCAGCCGGAATCCGGAGACCCTGAAGGACCTGATCGAGCGGTACCGGATGCCGGTGCTCGCGATCCATGCTCCCACCCTGCTGCTGACACAGCAGGTCTGGGGTAAAGCATGGACCAAGATCGAGCTTTCCGCCGCGATGGCCGCCGAAGTCGGGGCGAGCGTCGTGGTGGCGCACCCGCCGTTCCGCTGGCAGACCGGCTATGCCGGAAACTTTGCTGAAGGCGTGCGGCACATTGCCGAGCAGTACGGCGTCACCATTGCGGTGGAGAACATGTATCCGTGGCGGGTCCGCGGCCGGGAGGCCAAGGCGTACCTGCCCCACTGGAACCCGCTTCCGGAACCCTACGAGCATGTGACCTGGGACTTCTCCCATGCTGCGATCGCGGGAATGGACTCCTACGAAGAGATCCGCAGGCTGGGGACCCGGCTGAGCCATGTCCACCTGACCGACGGAACGCCCAACGGCAAGGATGAGCACCTGCTCCCCGGGGAAGGGACACAGCGCTGCGCCGAAGCCCTGCAGTACCTTTCAGAGACGGGGTACACAGGGACCGTGGCCATTGAAGTCAGCACCCGCAAGGCCAAAGAGCCCGGCGAACGGGAAGAAATGCTGCGCCAGACGCTGGAGTTCGCCCGGGTAAACCTGAACCAGGTCGTGGACGAATAA
- the topA gene encoding type I DNA topoisomerase gives MPVKATDKSTGKKKKLVIVESPAKGKTIAGYLGEGFEVTASMGHIRDLPQPSDLPAELKKSSLGKFAVDVEKDFEPYYVVSTDKKKKVAELKAALKDADELYLATDGDREGEAIAWHLLQVLKPKVPVHRLTFPEITKEAIQRALLEMRDVDISMVDAQETRRILDRLYGYEISPVLWRKVARGLSAGRVQSVATRLVVERERERMAFRSASYWDLLGTFATASSETFKARLTSVDGARIATGKDFTDRGELKSKTVTHLDEAAAVSLAAGLQDASFTVRSLETKPYTRRPAAPFTTSTLQQEASRKLRFSSRVTMQVAQRLYENGYITYMRTDSPALSDQAINAARRQASELYGPEYVPEARRVYKGKSKNAQEAHEAIRPAGDSFRTPAQVASSLRGDEFKLYELIWKRTVASQMADAKGSTASVKLGAVSADGRDAEFSASGTVITFRGFMAAYEEGHDASRNEEDGSDDSRLPILKKDDPLSAADLAAGGHETSPPPRFTEASLVKMLEELGIGRPSTYAATISTIMDRGYVTTRGQALVPSWIAFSVVRLLEEHFTDYVDYDFTAEMEEDLDRIARGEAGRVEWLNQFYYGDRVETGLHTIVNDLGEIDARAVNSIEIADGIVLRVGKFGPYLERPLPADAPEGTEPDRANVPEDLAPDELTAEKALELMNSAGPEERVLGEDPETGRTIVARNGRYGPYVIELIPEMTAEELANQPVEYYKNGKPKPPKKPVKVKPRTGSLFKSMSVETVTLEEALKLMRLPRVLGTDAEGNEITVQNGRFGPYLKKGTDSRSIGSEEEIFTITLEQALEIYSQPKQRGGRQAAAPLAEFGTDPVSEKPVVVKDGRFGPYITDGITNITVPRSMAIEELTRERALELLAEKREKGPAAKKPVRKRAAAKK, from the coding sequence GTGCCAGTTAAGGCAACGGACAAGTCGACCGGCAAGAAGAAGAAGCTGGTAATTGTCGAGTCACCGGCCAAGGGCAAGACTATTGCCGGATACCTTGGTGAAGGCTTCGAGGTGACCGCCTCAATGGGCCATATCCGGGACCTTCCCCAGCCGTCTGACCTCCCGGCTGAGCTGAAGAAGTCCTCGCTGGGCAAGTTCGCCGTCGACGTCGAAAAGGACTTCGAGCCCTACTACGTGGTCTCCACGGATAAAAAGAAGAAGGTCGCCGAGCTCAAGGCCGCCCTGAAGGACGCCGACGAGCTCTATCTCGCAACTGACGGTGACCGCGAAGGCGAAGCCATTGCCTGGCACCTGCTCCAGGTGCTCAAGCCCAAGGTTCCGGTGCACCGCCTGACCTTCCCCGAAATCACCAAGGAAGCCATCCAGCGCGCCCTGCTGGAGATGCGCGACGTCGACATCTCGATGGTCGATGCGCAGGAAACCCGTCGCATCCTCGACCGCCTCTACGGGTACGAGATTTCTCCCGTGCTCTGGCGCAAGGTAGCCCGCGGACTCTCCGCCGGCCGCGTGCAGTCCGTCGCGACCCGGCTGGTGGTCGAGCGCGAACGCGAGCGCATGGCCTTCCGCTCCGCCTCCTACTGGGACCTGCTGGGCACCTTCGCCACGGCGTCCTCGGAAACCTTCAAGGCACGCCTGACCTCGGTCGACGGTGCACGGATCGCCACCGGCAAGGACTTCACCGACCGCGGTGAGCTCAAGTCCAAGACTGTCACGCACCTGGATGAAGCGGCCGCCGTCTCCCTGGCAGCCGGCCTCCAGGATGCGTCGTTCACCGTCCGGTCGCTGGAAACCAAGCCGTACACCCGCCGCCCGGCGGCGCCGTTCACCACCTCCACGCTGCAGCAGGAAGCCAGCCGCAAGCTGCGTTTCTCCTCCCGCGTGACCATGCAGGTGGCACAGCGGCTGTATGAAAACGGCTACATCACCTATATGCGTACCGATTCGCCGGCCCTTTCGGACCAGGCGATCAATGCCGCCCGCCGTCAGGCCTCGGAACTGTACGGACCCGAATACGTGCCGGAAGCCCGCCGCGTGTACAAGGGCAAGTCCAAGAACGCGCAGGAAGCCCACGAGGCCATCCGCCCCGCCGGTGACTCCTTCCGCACGCCGGCGCAGGTGGCATCCTCGCTGCGCGGCGACGAATTCAAGCTGTACGAGCTGATCTGGAAGCGCACTGTGGCCTCCCAGATGGCTGATGCCAAGGGTTCGACGGCGTCGGTCAAGCTGGGTGCGGTGTCCGCGGACGGGCGCGACGCCGAGTTCTCGGCCAGCGGTACGGTCATCACCTTCCGGGGCTTCATGGCTGCCTACGAAGAGGGCCATGATGCTTCGCGCAACGAGGAGGACGGCAGCGACGATTCGCGCCTGCCGATCCTGAAGAAGGACGATCCGCTCAGCGCAGCCGACCTGGCTGCCGGCGGCCATGAAACGTCCCCGCCGCCGCGTTTCACCGAAGCTTCGCTGGTGAAGATGCTGGAAGAGCTCGGCATCGGACGGCCTTCGACCTACGCAGCGACCATCTCCACCATCATGGACCGCGGGTACGTCACCACCCGCGGCCAGGCGCTGGTTCCGAGCTGGATCGCGTTCTCCGTGGTGCGCCTGCTGGAGGAGCACTTCACGGATTACGTGGACTACGACTTCACCGCGGAAATGGAAGAGGACCTGGACCGCATTGCCCGCGGCGAAGCCGGCCGCGTGGAGTGGCTGAACCAGTTCTACTACGGCGACCGCGTCGAAACCGGCCTGCACACGATCGTGAACGACCTCGGCGAAATCGATGCGAGGGCAGTGAACTCGATCGAGATTGCTGACGGAATCGTGCTGCGCGTGGGCAAGTTCGGCCCGTACCTGGAGCGCCCGCTGCCTGCGGATGCACCGGAAGGCACCGAGCCGGACCGCGCCAACGTCCCTGAGGACCTGGCTCCGGATGAGCTGACCGCCGAGAAGGCGCTCGAGCTGATGAACAGCGCCGGACCCGAGGAACGCGTCCTGGGCGAAGATCCGGAAACCGGCCGCACGATTGTGGCACGCAACGGCCGCTACGGGCCCTACGTGATTGAACTGATCCCGGAGATGACGGCCGAGGAACTGGCCAACCAGCCGGTGGAATACTACAAGAACGGCAAGCCCAAGCCCCCCAAGAAGCCCGTCAAGGTCAAGCCGCGCACCGGCTCGCTCTTCAAGTCCATGAGCGTTGAGACGGTCACCCTGGAGGAAGCCCTGAAGCTGATGCGGCTTCCGCGCGTGCTCGGGACAGATGCCGAAGGCAATGAGATCACGGTGCAGAACGGCCGGTTCGGTCCCTACCTCAAGAAGGGCACCGACTCCCGCTCGATCGGCTCCGAAGAGGAAATCTTCACCATCACGCTTGAGCAGGCCCTGGAGATTTACTCGCAGCCGAAGCAGCGCGGCGGACGCCAGGCAGCTGCCCCGCTGGCGGAGTTCGGTACCGATCCGGTGTCGGAGAAGCCCGTAGTCGTGAAGGACGGCCGGTTCGGGCCGTACATCACCGACGGGATCACCAACATCACGGTTCCGCGGTCCATGGCCATCGAGGAGCTGACCCGGGAACGGGCACTGGAACTCCTGGCCGAGAAGCGCGAAAAGGGTCCGGCTGCCAAGAAGCCGGTCCGCAAGCGCGCCGCAGCGAAGAAGTAA
- a CDS encoding TetR/AcrR family transcriptional regulator produces the protein MGKREDHKAATRRDIQLATLDLLETAGIETTTVARIAERAGISERTFFRYYDSKESAAVPGQSELLDALLSRELQPSLSPAEILRELIDACREQFAYEVEQVEFKRISRLLLHEPRLLQAVSRQEIHLVNVLSGALAERGLLPRMQAQIVAELITCTWRIAWQCFALEETAGRASNPAELFEQAVSSLAEVTAPAAFSA, from the coding sequence GTGGGAAAAAGGGAAGACCACAAGGCCGCAACCAGACGGGACATCCAGCTGGCAACCCTGGACCTGCTGGAGACAGCGGGGATCGAGACCACGACGGTGGCCCGCATTGCGGAACGGGCCGGAATCTCCGAGCGGACCTTCTTCCGCTACTACGACTCGAAGGAATCCGCCGCGGTGCCGGGCCAGAGCGAACTGCTGGACGCACTCCTCTCCCGGGAGCTCCAGCCTTCCCTGTCCCCGGCTGAGATTCTGCGAGAGCTGATCGATGCCTGCCGGGAACAGTTCGCCTATGAGGTTGAACAGGTGGAGTTCAAACGGATTTCGAGGCTGCTGCTGCACGAACCCAGGCTGCTGCAGGCGGTCTCCCGTCAGGAAATACACCTGGTGAATGTGCTGAGCGGCGCGCTGGCCGAACGGGGCCTGCTCCCCCGGATGCAGGCACAAATCGTGGCGGAGCTGATTACCTGCACCTGGCGGATTGCCTGGCAGTGCTTTGCCCTGGAGGAAACCGCCGGCCGTGCCTCGAATCCTGCGGAGCTGTTCGAGCAGGCAGTATCCAGCCTGGCGGAAGTCACCGCCCCGGCTGCGTTCAGCGCTTAG
- a CDS encoding Ppx/GppA family phosphatase, whose translation MRLGVLDIGSNTVHLLLVDAHPGARPVPYASHKRPLQLVTHLDDDGAITDEGQRLLVEFVLEAREFAARHRAQDLLAFSTSAIRESANGPLVLEHVEEQTGVALRELSGRQEASMTYLAARRWYGWGAGSLLDLDIGGGSFELAQGQDELPDVAVSVPLGAGRLTRDWLQTDPPAPRRVAALRAYIRDTVQDALLEFLPYGTPHVATGTSKTFRSLARVCGAAPSAAGPYAKRKLRRSDLSQLVQRLSGMSAADISRLDGVSALRAPQLLAGALVAEAAMEAFDLKSLRICPWALREGLILQRFDTLRFDTPGPLPAGPETYPQEPAGALVLAVAGESNGSASTT comes from the coding sequence ATGCGTCTAGGCGTCCTGGATATCGGCTCAAACACCGTCCACCTGCTGCTGGTGGACGCGCACCCCGGTGCCCGGCCCGTTCCGTATGCCTCCCACAAGCGGCCGCTGCAGCTGGTGACCCATCTGGACGACGACGGCGCGATCACGGACGAGGGGCAGCGGCTCCTCGTGGAATTCGTGCTGGAGGCACGTGAGTTCGCCGCCCGGCACCGAGCCCAGGACCTGCTCGCGTTCAGCACCTCAGCCATCCGGGAATCAGCAAACGGGCCCTTGGTGCTGGAACACGTGGAGGAGCAGACCGGCGTCGCCCTTCGGGAGCTGAGCGGACGGCAGGAAGCCTCCATGACCTACCTGGCCGCCAGGCGCTGGTACGGCTGGGGTGCAGGCAGCCTGCTTGACCTGGACATTGGCGGCGGGTCCTTCGAACTGGCGCAGGGACAGGACGAACTGCCCGACGTCGCCGTCTCCGTTCCGCTGGGAGCCGGACGCCTCACCCGGGACTGGCTTCAGACAGACCCGCCCGCACCCCGCCGCGTGGCGGCCCTGCGGGCCTACATCAGGGACACGGTGCAGGACGCGCTGCTGGAATTTCTCCCGTACGGAACGCCGCACGTGGCGACGGGAACCTCGAAGACTTTCCGCTCACTGGCCCGTGTGTGCGGCGCGGCACCCTCGGCGGCCGGCCCCTACGCCAAGCGGAAGCTGCGCCGCAGCGACCTTTCCCAGCTTGTCCAGCGGCTGTCCGGGATGAGCGCTGCCGACATTTCCCGGCTGGACGGCGTCTCGGCGCTGAGGGCTCCCCAGCTGCTGGCCGGAGCCCTGGTCGCGGAGGCCGCCATGGAAGCGTTTGATCTCAAGTCCCTGCGCATCTGCCCCTGGGCGCTGCGCGAGGGGCTGATCCTGCAGCGGTTCGACACGCTGCGTTTCGACACCCCGGGCCCGCTGCCGGCCGGGCCTGAAACATACCCGCAGGAACCGGCCGGGGCGCTGGTCCTGGCTGTTGCCGGTGAATCGAACGGAAGTGCGAGCACAACATGA
- a CDS encoding MDR family MFS transporter, with product MSHESTTAEHQGQTAAPPRPALSTKQLTGIIGALALAAFLMILNETVLTVALPSIMADLDVSAAAGQWLTTGFLLTVSVVIPATGFLLQRFTTRSLFIFALASFLVGTVLAVFAPSFAVLLIARIIQAVGTAIVLPLLMTTTLTLVPMHKRGAIMGLNSIVISVGPAVGPTVSGAVVNALSWHWIFVLMTPIALVILVLGIIFIKIPSATRKLPLDVPSVILSALAFGFLVYAISSLEHASENLLLVGASVVVGAGSLALFIKRQITLARTGRELLNLAPFRNRNFSLSVVMIMIAMGTLLGTVMIVPIMLQTGRGLDTLTIGMMLLPGGLVQAAVGPVFGRVFDKFGPRPVLIPGAAMLALGQWLYVFLTAESPLWAFTAAHIVFSIGLAMLMTGLLSAALATVDPRLYGHGSAIFNTGQQLGGAIGTTIFVTVLSMLSAAKLGEGSALLDSLFSGAHTAFIIGALLATAGLVLAPFIKIPRRA from the coding sequence TTGAGTCACGAAAGCACCACAGCCGAGCACCAGGGGCAGACCGCTGCACCGCCCCGTCCGGCACTGTCCACCAAACAGCTGACAGGCATCATCGGAGCACTGGCCCTGGCCGCGTTCCTGATGATCCTGAATGAAACAGTCCTGACCGTGGCCCTGCCCTCGATCATGGCGGATCTGGACGTTTCCGCCGCAGCAGGGCAGTGGCTCACCACCGGATTCCTGCTGACCGTCTCCGTGGTCATCCCCGCCACCGGATTCCTGCTCCAGCGCTTCACCACCCGCAGCCTGTTTATCTTTGCCCTGGCCAGCTTCCTGGTCGGCACGGTACTCGCAGTCTTTGCGCCGAGCTTCGCTGTCCTGCTGATCGCCCGGATTATTCAGGCCGTGGGCACGGCGATCGTGCTGCCGCTGCTGATGACCACCACGCTGACGCTGGTGCCCATGCACAAGCGCGGTGCCATCATGGGGCTGAACTCCATCGTCATTTCGGTGGGGCCGGCCGTCGGACCCACTGTGTCCGGTGCAGTGGTCAATGCCCTGAGCTGGCACTGGATCTTCGTGCTGATGACGCCGATCGCCCTGGTGATCCTCGTCCTGGGAATCATCTTCATCAAGATCCCCTCCGCCACCCGCAAGCTGCCGCTGGACGTTCCCTCGGTGATTCTCTCCGCCCTGGCCTTTGGGTTCCTGGTCTACGCGATTTCCAGCCTGGAACACGCGTCGGAGAACCTCCTCCTGGTCGGAGCCAGCGTCGTCGTCGGTGCCGGATCCCTGGCCCTGTTCATCAAACGGCAAATCACCCTTGCCCGGACCGGCAGGGAACTGCTGAACCTGGCACCGTTCCGGAACCGGAACTTCAGCCTCAGCGTCGTGATGATCATGATCGCCATGGGCACCCTGCTGGGAACCGTGATGATAGTGCCGATCATGCTCCAGACCGGCCGCGGCCTGGACACCCTGACCATCGGCATGATGCTCCTGCCCGGCGGACTGGTGCAGGCCGCCGTCGGACCCGTCTTCGGCCGGGTTTTTGACAAGTTTGGCCCGCGCCCGGTCCTCATCCCGGGTGCCGCCATGCTGGCACTGGGGCAGTGGCTCTACGTGTTCCTCACTGCGGAGTCCCCGCTCTGGGCGTTCACGGCGGCCCACATTGTCTTCAGCATCGGACTGGCCATGCTGATGACCGGGCTTCTCTCCGCGGCCCTGGCGACGGTCGATCCCCGGCTCTACGGCCACGGCTCGGCGATCTTCAACACCGGACAGCAGCTTGGCGGCGCGATCGGCACCACCATCTTCGTCACGGTCCTGTCCATGCTTTCCGCTGCGAAGCTCGGCGAAGGCTCGGCCCTGCTGGATTCGTTGTTCTCCGGCGCACACACCGCCTTCATCATCGGAGCGCTCCTGGCCACGGCCGGACTGGTGCTGGCGCCCTTCATCAAGATCCCCCGCCGCGCCTGA
- the proC gene encoding pyrroline-5-carboxylate reductase produces the protein MPTSPRISFLGCGSMNEAILGGILAGGFPKDRVTATVRRAERAAELRVRHGITVLAGSEDEAANRNAAAEADVLIVGVKPAGVRAMLTEVGPVLKPGAVVVSVAAAVPLELMEAALPAGAQVIRTMPNTPAKLGRGVTALSAGTAAAPASVELVRSLLAGTGRVVQVPEEQINAVGSVSGSGPAYAFYLAEAMAKAGAELGLEPELAVLLAAETLAGAGAMLAEPGADAAALRRAVTSPNGTTEAAIGVFADRDLPGIIAAGMAAAAERSAEITGELNAAS, from the coding sequence ATGCCCACTTCTCCCCGAATCTCATTCCTCGGCTGCGGTTCCATGAACGAAGCCATCCTCGGCGGCATCCTCGCCGGAGGCTTCCCCAAGGACCGGGTCACTGCCACCGTCCGCCGCGCCGAACGGGCCGCCGAACTGCGTGTCCGCCATGGGATCACCGTCTTGGCAGGCTCGGAGGACGAAGCCGCCAACCGGAACGCCGCAGCGGAAGCCGACGTGCTGATCGTAGGGGTCAAGCCCGCCGGCGTGCGTGCCATGCTCACCGAGGTGGGACCGGTGCTGAAGCCCGGCGCCGTCGTCGTGAGCGTTGCTGCCGCGGTGCCGCTGGAATTGATGGAAGCCGCCCTGCCGGCCGGGGCCCAGGTCATCCGCACCATGCCCAACACTCCGGCCAAGCTGGGCCGGGGCGTCACCGCGCTGTCCGCCGGAACTGCGGCTGCACCGGCGTCCGTGGAACTGGTGCGCTCGCTCCTGGCGGGAACCGGGCGCGTGGTCCAGGTTCCCGAAGAGCAGATCAACGCCGTAGGTTCAGTCAGCGGATCCGGACCCGCTTACGCTTTCTATCTTGCTGAAGCCATGGCGAAGGCCGGAGCGGAACTGGGGCTCGAGCCGGAGCTGGCGGTCCTGCTTGCCGCCGAAACCCTGGCCGGCGCCGGCGCCATGCTGGCCGAACCCGGAGCCGACGCCGCGGCCCTCCGCAGGGCCGTGACCAGCCCCAACGGGACCACGGAAGCGGCCATCGGAGTCTTCGCGGACCGGGACCTGCCGGGCATCATTGCAGCCGGCATGGCCGCGGCCGCCGAACGCTCTGCAGAAATCACCGGTGAGTTGAACGCCGCTTCCTAG